A stretch of Carnobacterium iners DNA encodes these proteins:
- a CDS encoding Stp1/IreP family PP2C-type Ser/Thr phosphatase has translation MHIFFQSDIGKKRKNNQDFANYFENNQGIPLAVLCDGMGGHKAGDIASEMAVSHLGDAWENSGLTDVDTIVEWIKEHINIENTRIVEKSTQYPDLEGMGTTLVAVALVENHFIVANVGDSRAYHFINGNLKQVTDDHSLVNELLKSGEITTEAAMNHPQKNILTRSLGVTKKVDVDIVTTSISTGNQLLLCSDGLTNMVNDKEIAKILTISSTSLKEKVSELVSLANANGGYDNVTVMLIEPNKGKEGKWICK, from the coding sequence ATGCATATTTTTTTTCAAAGTGATATTGGAAAGAAAAGAAAAAACAATCAAGATTTTGCTAATTACTTTGAGAATAATCAAGGGATACCATTAGCAGTTTTGTGTGATGGAATGGGTGGTCATAAAGCTGGAGATATTGCTAGTGAAATGGCTGTTTCACATTTAGGAGATGCATGGGAAAATAGTGGTTTAACTGATGTAGATACGATTGTAGAGTGGATCAAAGAACATATTAATATAGAAAATACTCGAATTGTTGAAAAATCAACTCAGTATCCAGATTTAGAAGGAATGGGTACAACTCTTGTAGCAGTGGCTTTAGTTGAAAATCATTTTATTGTTGCGAATGTTGGAGATAGTCGAGCCTACCATTTTATAAATGGAAACTTAAAGCAAGTAACGGACGATCATTCATTGGTTAATGAATTATTAAAAAGTGGCGAAATTACAACAGAAGCAGCTATGAATCATCCCCAAAAAAATATTTTGACTCGCTCTTTAGGAGTTACTAAAAAAGTAGATGTGGATATCGTTACTACCTCTATTTCAACAGGAAATCAATTGTTGCTTTGTTCTGATGGGTTAACCAATATGGTTAACGATAAAGAAATAGCAAAAATATTAACTATATCAAGTACGAGCCTTAAAGAAAAGGTGTCAGAGTTAGTTTCATTAGCGAATGCAAACGGTGGGTACGATAACGTTACAGTTATGCTAATAGAACCCAATAAAGGAAAGGAGGGCAAATGGATATGCAAATAG
- the rsmB gene encoding 16S rRNA (cytosine(967)-C(5))-methyltransferase RsmB yields METKKDKTETDKTVQKRNTKKTSRYLAMSILEKTEKDHSYSNLLLNETIQKNNLSPADARLLTELVYGVLQHKLTLDYYLTSFLKENQKLDVWVRNLLRLSIYQMIYLDKIPSHAILFEAVEVAKKKGHIGVSKFINGVLRNAERKGFKSLDEIKDPVERLSIEISMPKWLIEKFIAEIGIEETRKLGRSILSPSHSSARINEKYLSVKEALEVMEEEGFHVEQSAISSVGVISKGGHFASSPLFQSGQLTIQDETSMLVAPAMQIEGHHQVLDACAAPGGKTTHIASFLSQEAGGKVVALDLHPHKVKLIEDNAKRLRVDKVVEGRTMDARKVEEAFEDESFDRILVDAPCSGLGLMRRKPDIKYTKKAQDITQLKKIQLDILTSVAPKLKKDGILVYSTCTITKEENQGTIEAFLSSHPNFEKIAVVASDALNGTIQDNLMQIYPQDFGTDGFFISCLRRK; encoded by the coding sequence ATGGAAACTAAAAAAGATAAAACAGAAACAGATAAGACTGTACAAAAACGCAATACAAAAAAGACTAGTCGTTATTTAGCGATGTCTATTTTAGAAAAAACAGAAAAAGACCATTCCTATTCTAATTTACTCCTCAACGAGACGATACAAAAAAATAATTTGTCTCCAGCAGATGCTCGTTTATTAACTGAATTAGTCTATGGCGTACTGCAACACAAGTTAACATTGGATTATTATTTGACTTCTTTTTTGAAAGAAAATCAAAAATTAGATGTTTGGGTTCGTAATTTATTGCGTTTATCTATTTATCAAATGATTTACTTAGATAAAATACCTTCTCATGCTATTTTATTTGAAGCTGTAGAAGTAGCAAAGAAAAAAGGTCACATTGGAGTTAGTAAATTTATTAATGGCGTTTTGAGAAATGCTGAGCGTAAAGGATTTAAATCACTTGATGAGATAAAAGATCCAGTAGAGCGATTAAGTATTGAAATTAGTATGCCGAAATGGTTGATTGAAAAATTTATAGCTGAAATAGGGATAGAAGAAACAAGGAAATTAGGGAGATCTATTTTAAGTCCTAGTCATTCTAGTGCACGTATTAATGAGAAATATTTATCTGTCAAAGAGGCTCTAGAGGTAATGGAAGAAGAAGGATTTCATGTAGAACAGAGTGCTATTTCTTCAGTAGGAGTCATTAGTAAAGGAGGCCATTTTGCGTCCTCACCTTTATTCCAGTCAGGCCAGTTAACGATACAAGATGAAACGTCTATGCTAGTAGCTCCTGCTATGCAAATAGAGGGACATCACCAAGTATTAGATGCCTGTGCTGCTCCCGGAGGTAAGACGACTCATATTGCTTCATTCTTATCACAAGAAGCAGGTGGCAAGGTTGTAGCACTTGATTTGCACCCACATAAAGTAAAATTAATTGAAGATAATGCTAAACGATTGCGTGTCGATAAAGTAGTTGAGGGAAGAACAATGGATGCTAGGAAAGTCGAAGAAGCTTTTGAAGATGAGAGCTTTGATCGTATTTTGGTGGATGCACCCTGTTCTGGTTTAGGATTAATGAGAAGAAAACCAGATATTAAGTACACAAAAAAAGCTCAAGATATCACTCAATTAAAAAAAATTCAGTTAGATATTTTGACAAGTGTCGCTCCAAAATTAAAAAAAGATGGAATATTAGTTTATAGTACGTGTACTATTACTAAAGAAGAAAACCAAGGGACAATAGAGGCATTTTTAAGTTCTCATCCTAACTTCGAAAAAATAGCTGTTGTCGCGAGTGATGCTTTAAATGGAACGATTCAAGATAATTTAATGCAGATTTATCCACAAGATTTTGGGACAGATGGCTTTTTCATTAGTTGTTTAAGAAGAAAATAG
- the fmt gene encoding methionyl-tRNA formyltransferase: protein MTKIVFMGTPAFSVPILEALIEEKYEILAVVTQPDRPVGRKKVMTQTPVKIAALKQNLIVLQPEKITGSDEMTKIIEMKPDLLITAAFGQFLPQKLLNTPKYGAINVHASLLPKYRGGAPVHYALIKGEKETGVTIMYMEKKMDAGLILSQRSLEITESDDVGTLFERLSALGKELLIDTLPDLLAGKIKPIIQDEEKVTFSPNIKPEQERIDWTKEAKEIDCQVRGMRPWPVTYTIIDNIRVKIWDTTVLEEKISEEPGVVVRIEKAALVISCGNNTTIQINELQPAGKSKMTTLAYLTGIGSQVTIGEKVGENGN, encoded by the coding sequence ATGACAAAAATAGTATTTATGGGGACACCAGCATTTTCTGTTCCAATATTAGAAGCTTTAATTGAGGAGAAATACGAAATACTAGCCGTAGTAACACAACCAGATAGACCGGTTGGTAGAAAAAAGGTTATGACACAAACTCCAGTAAAAATTGCGGCACTTAAGCAAAATTTAATCGTTTTACAGCCAGAGAAAATAACGGGTTCAGACGAAATGACTAAAATAATAGAGATGAAACCAGATTTGCTTATTACAGCAGCTTTTGGCCAATTTTTGCCTCAAAAATTATTGAACACACCGAAATATGGTGCAATAAACGTTCATGCTTCTCTTTTACCTAAATACCGTGGAGGCGCACCTGTCCATTATGCTTTAATAAAAGGTGAAAAAGAAACGGGCGTAACCATTATGTATATGGAGAAAAAAATGGATGCTGGTTTAATTTTATCTCAGCGCTCTTTAGAAATTACGGAAAGTGATGATGTGGGAACTCTTTTTGAACGCTTGAGTGCGTTAGGAAAAGAACTATTAATCGATACTTTACCTGATTTATTAGCTGGCAAAATTAAACCAATCATACAAGATGAAGAAAAAGTTACTTTTTCACCCAATATTAAGCCAGAACAAGAAAGAATTGACTGGACAAAAGAAGCTAAAGAAATTGACTGCCAAGTACGAGGCATGCGTCCATGGCCAGTTACTTATACCATTATAGATAATATCCGAGTGAAAATTTGGGATACAACTGTTTTAGAAGAAAAAATAAGCGAAGAACCTGGAGTTGTTGTTAGAATAGAAAAAGCCGCGCTTGTCATTTCTTGTGGAAATAATACAACAATACAAATTAACGAACTTCAACCTGCAGGCAAAAGTAAAATGACAACACTGGCCTATTTAACTGGAATAGGAAGCCAAGTAACGATTGGAGAAAAGGTAGGGGAAAATGGAAACTAA
- the def gene encoding peptide deformylase, whose protein sequence is MALLPIIKYPDPVLVTPTKEVLDITDEIIQLMDDMYETMIDGDGIGIAAPQVNKSLRIALVEIDEETGLFEMINPKIIKSSGKAIDVEGCLSFPEIYGTVERAETIVLQYFDRDGDAYEVEAEDYLARVFQHELEHLDGKLFTDKIIQKIKPEDLEDYMEENIT, encoded by the coding sequence ATGGCTTTATTACCAATAATAAAATACCCTGACCCAGTATTAGTTACACCGACTAAAGAGGTGTTAGATATCACAGATGAAATTATTCAGTTGATGGATGATATGTATGAAACAATGATAGACGGTGACGGAATTGGTATTGCGGCACCTCAAGTAAATAAATCACTTAGAATAGCATTAGTTGAGATTGATGAAGAAACAGGTTTATTTGAAATGATTAATCCTAAGATTATAAAATCATCAGGTAAAGCAATTGACGTTGAAGGTTGTCTGAGTTTTCCAGAAATCTACGGTACAGTTGAGCGAGCAGAAACGATTGTTCTTCAGTATTTTGATAGAGATGGTGACGCTTATGAAGTTGAAGCAGAAGATTATCTAGCACGTGTTTTTCAACATGAATTAGAACATCTTGATGGAAAGTTATTTACAGATAAAATCATTCAAAAAATTAAACCAGAAGACTTAGAAGATTATATGGAGGAGAATATAACATGA
- the priA gene encoding primosomal protein N', giving the protein MVSIAKVIVDVPTMQTNKPYDYLILAEFDEQIMPGMRVEVPFGQGARKVQGFVVEITQASNFKGELKAIANLMDLTAVLDEELLLLGREMARWTFSFQITCYQTMLPAMLRAKYEKKIKVIDEIPENLFFELFKGRNELTWDEATERGLMPQLLKLKKKELVELSYSVKNQAKTKKRRMIQSDLSFEQLEEEIIGLGKRAPKQSVLLRQLQSLNNESISTTDMNKKYGVSAAILREAENKKWLSFFEEEMYRDPFKHKEFKKTEPFVLNDTQEKALQPIMKAVKQHEKEVFLLKGVTGSGKTEIYLQTIAETLKNGQSALMLVPEIALTPQMVHSFKGRFGGAVAVLHSGLSIGEKYDEWRKIERQEAKVVVGARSSIFAPVKNIGVIIIDEEHEGTYKQDENPRYHAKDVAIWRADYHSCPVILGSATPSLESRARAYKKVYTLLELPERVNKKDLPVVEVIDMREEVKTGNRSNFSIVLQEKIRDRIAKKEQIVLLLNRRGYSSFVMCRDCGFVLPCPNCDISLTLHMDTKTMKCHYCGHEEAIPRICPSCNGHKIRYYGTGTQKIEEELHDIIPEARVIRMDVDTTRKKGAHEKLLSAFGNKEADILLGTQMIAKGLDFPNITLAGVLNADTGLGLPDFRASERTFQLLTQVSGRAGRAELKGEVIVQTFNPEHYSIQLAQKHDYDAFYQKEMLLRHRGNYPPFFFTILITTSHTEELQASKKMQEIVESIRPNLRPETILLGPTPKAVARVNNRYYYQTIIKYKHEPTLFKQLQELLSQSQKEMAKGLQIAIDSEPMHFI; this is encoded by the coding sequence GTGGTTTCAATTGCTAAGGTTATTGTAGATGTCCCAACAATGCAAACAAATAAACCCTACGATTATTTAATTCTAGCTGAATTTGATGAACAAATAATGCCTGGTATGCGGGTAGAAGTTCCTTTTGGACAAGGAGCTAGAAAAGTCCAAGGATTTGTTGTTGAAATTACTCAAGCAAGTAATTTTAAAGGAGAGTTAAAAGCTATAGCTAATTTAATGGATTTAACAGCTGTTTTAGATGAAGAACTGCTGTTATTAGGACGTGAAATGGCAAGATGGACTTTTTCTTTTCAAATTACTTGTTATCAAACTATGTTGCCTGCTATGTTGCGAGCAAAATATGAAAAAAAAATAAAAGTAATAGATGAAATACCAGAAAATTTATTCTTTGAATTATTTAAAGGTAGAAATGAATTAACTTGGGATGAAGCGACGGAACGCGGATTGATGCCTCAATTATTAAAGCTAAAGAAAAAAGAATTAGTTGAGTTGTCTTATTCTGTAAAAAACCAAGCAAAAACAAAAAAAAGACGGATGATTCAATCCGATTTAAGCTTTGAACAATTGGAAGAAGAGATTATTGGATTAGGTAAACGAGCTCCTAAACAGTCAGTATTATTGAGACAACTTCAATCATTGAATAATGAATCCATTAGTACTACTGATATGAATAAAAAATATGGGGTTTCTGCAGCTATTTTACGAGAAGCTGAAAATAAAAAATGGCTCTCTTTTTTTGAAGAAGAAATGTATCGTGATCCATTTAAGCACAAAGAATTTAAAAAAACCGAGCCGTTTGTCTTAAATGATACGCAGGAAAAAGCGTTACAGCCGATTATGAAAGCTGTTAAACAACACGAAAAAGAAGTTTTCTTACTTAAAGGCGTAACCGGAAGTGGAAAAACAGAAATTTATTTGCAAACGATAGCGGAAACATTAAAAAATGGTCAATCAGCCTTAATGCTTGTACCAGAAATTGCTTTAACACCTCAAATGGTTCATTCTTTTAAAGGCCGATTTGGTGGAGCTGTTGCTGTTTTACACAGCGGCTTATCAATAGGTGAAAAATACGATGAATGGCGTAAGATAGAAAGACAAGAGGCTAAAGTAGTTGTTGGTGCACGATCTTCTATTTTTGCTCCGGTTAAGAACATTGGTGTGATTATCATTGATGAAGAACATGAAGGAACGTATAAGCAAGATGAAAATCCACGTTATCATGCCAAAGATGTAGCGATTTGGAGAGCAGATTATCATAGTTGCCCGGTTATCCTAGGTAGTGCGACACCGTCACTAGAATCACGCGCACGTGCTTATAAAAAAGTGTATACTTTACTTGAATTACCTGAGCGAGTAAATAAAAAAGATTTACCCGTAGTCGAAGTTATCGATATGCGTGAAGAAGTAAAAACAGGAAACCGTAGTAATTTTTCAATTGTCTTACAAGAAAAAATAAGAGATCGAATAGCTAAAAAAGAACAGATTGTTCTTCTATTGAATCGTCGTGGGTATTCTTCTTTTGTTATGTGTAGAGACTGCGGCTTTGTTTTGCCCTGTCCTAATTGCGATATTTCCTTAACCTTGCATATGGATACAAAAACAATGAAATGTCATTATTGTGGACATGAAGAAGCTATACCTCGCATTTGTCCAAGTTGCAACGGACATAAGATTCGGTATTACGGTACTGGAACACAGAAAATAGAAGAGGAACTACATGACATCATACCAGAAGCAAGAGTGATTAGGATGGATGTCGATACAACTAGAAAAAAAGGAGCTCACGAAAAATTATTATCTGCCTTTGGGAATAAAGAAGCGGATATACTGTTAGGTACTCAGATGATTGCAAAGGGACTAGATTTCCCTAATATCACATTAGCCGGAGTCTTAAACGCAGATACTGGATTAGGTTTACCGGATTTCAGAGCAAGTGAACGAACATTTCAATTACTAACCCAAGTGAGCGGAAGGGCAGGAAGAGCTGAGTTAAAAGGAGAAGTAATTGTTCAAACATTTAATCCAGAACATTATTCTATTCAGCTAGCTCAAAAACACGATTATGATGCTTTCTATCAAAAAGAAATGCTTTTAAGACATAGAGGGAATTATCCACCATTTTTTTTCACTATTCTGATTACGACGAGTCATACTGAAGAATTACAAGCTTCAAAAAAAATGCAAGAAATTGTAGAGTCCATCAGACCAAATTTAAGACCAGAAACAATCTTGTTAGGTCCTACACCAAAAGCAGTTGCGCGAGTAAATAATCGGTATTACTATCAAACAATTATTAAGTATAAACACGAACCAACTTTGTTTAAACAATTACAAGAGCTACTAAGTCAATCACAAAAAGAGATGGCAAAAGGTTTACAAATTGCGATTGATTCTGAACCGATGCATTTTATTTGA
- the coaBC gene encoding bifunctional phosphopantothenoylcysteine decarboxylase/phosphopantothenate--cysteine ligase CoaBC, whose protein sequence is MLKNKNIALYVCGGIASYKAVDLVRQFIKQGANVKVAMTASAMEFVTPLTFQIVSKHHIYTDTFDEREEDKVSHIHLADWTDLAVIAPATANVIAKVANGIADDFVTTTLLATTAPIFVVPAMNSHMLENPATVRNFATLRLDKRFVMEPETGFLAEGYEGKGRLPEPLTIVESVKQFMIPRQAELPLKNKRVVITAGGTKERIDPVRYITNDSSGKMGYSLASVARDLGAQVTIISATSQLPEPFGVTVVYVSSALEMLDAVLKEYALVDIVVMAAAVSDYRPKKQASKKIKKSEELLIIELEKTTDILYQLGHTKQQQFLIGFAAETNNLESYAQEKLMRKKANMIVANDVSKPNVGFNQDTNEVIIFTPNSEPVKVSIRSKQKVAEEIFKVAIEQMIK, encoded by the coding sequence ATGTTAAAAAATAAAAATATTGCGTTATATGTTTGTGGAGGTATAGCATCCTATAAAGCTGTTGACTTAGTTAGACAGTTTATTAAACAAGGAGCAAATGTTAAAGTAGCAATGACTGCATCAGCTATGGAATTTGTAACCCCTTTGACGTTCCAAATAGTGAGCAAACACCATATATACACAGATACATTTGATGAGAGAGAAGAAGATAAAGTCAGTCATATCCATTTAGCAGACTGGACGGATTTAGCTGTTATTGCTCCTGCCACAGCCAATGTTATTGCTAAGGTAGCAAATGGAATAGCAGATGATTTTGTTACGACAACTTTACTAGCTACAACAGCTCCTATTTTTGTTGTTCCTGCAATGAATTCACATATGTTGGAGAATCCAGCAACTGTTCGTAATTTTGCAACCTTAAGATTAGATAAGCGTTTTGTTATGGAACCAGAAACCGGTTTTCTGGCAGAAGGATATGAAGGCAAAGGTAGACTACCAGAACCGTTAACGATTGTTGAATCAGTCAAACAATTTATGATTCCAAGACAAGCAGAGTTGCCATTAAAAAATAAGCGTGTTGTCATAACAGCAGGTGGAACAAAAGAACGTATTGACCCTGTTCGCTATATAACCAACGATTCATCTGGTAAGATGGGTTACAGCTTGGCGAGTGTTGCCAGAGATTTAGGAGCACAAGTAACTATTATTTCTGCTACTAGTCAATTACCTGAACCTTTTGGAGTAACTGTTGTCTATGTAAGTTCTGCTTTAGAAATGTTGGATGCTGTATTGAAAGAATACGCATTGGTAGATATTGTTGTAATGGCTGCGGCTGTATCGGATTATCGTCCAAAAAAACAAGCTTCTAAAAAAATTAAAAAAAGTGAAGAATTGCTGATAATAGAATTAGAAAAAACAACAGATATTTTGTACCAATTAGGTCATACTAAGCAGCAACAGTTTCTGATTGGCTTTGCTGCAGAAACAAATAACCTTGAAAGTTACGCTCAAGAAAAATTAATGCGCAAAAAAGCTAATATGATTGTAGCTAATGATGTCTCAAAACCCAATGTTGGATTTAATCAAGATACAAATGAAGTGATTATTTTCACGCCGAATAGCGAACCTGTTAAAGTTTCTATCCGTAGCAAACAAAAAGTTGCCGAAGAAATTTTTAAAGTAGCTATAGAGCAAATGATTAAGTGA
- the rpoZ gene encoding DNA-directed RNA polymerase subunit omega: protein MMLLPSIDSLLEKIDSKYSLVILASKRAHELEAKAMPMLENYQSYKNVGRALEEIDAGDLVIDPTTVGPQE, encoded by the coding sequence ATGATGTTATTGCCATCTATTGATAGTTTATTAGAAAAAATTGATTCAAAATATTCGTTAGTTATTTTAGCAAGCAAGCGTGCACACGAATTGGAAGCAAAGGCTATGCCTATGTTAGAAAATTACCAATCATATAAAAATGTGGGACGTGCACTAGAAGAAATTGACGCCGGAGATTTAGTTATCGATCCTACCACGGTTGGGCCTCAAGAGTAA
- the gmk gene encoding guanylate kinase, giving the protein MVDRGLLIVLSGPSGVGKGTVRKAIFEQEENDLEYSISMTTRKERIGEIDGSDYFFRTKEQFEDLIKKDGLLEYAEYVGNYYGTPLEYVNRTLDSGKDVFLEIEVQGALQVREKMPEGIFIFLTPPGLKELKSRIVSRGTDESSVIESRMERAIEEINLMQHYDYAVENDKVENAVAKIKDIVECEHLKVSRVIHRYKKMIEEL; this is encoded by the coding sequence ATGGTAGATCGTGGACTTTTAATTGTTCTTTCAGGACCTTCTGGAGTAGGAAAAGGGACCGTAAGGAAAGCTATTTTTGAGCAAGAAGAAAATGACTTAGAATATTCTATTTCAATGACTACACGAAAAGAACGTATAGGGGAAATAGATGGAAGTGATTATTTTTTTAGAACCAAAGAACAGTTTGAAGATTTGATCAAAAAAGACGGTTTATTAGAATATGCAGAATATGTTGGAAATTATTATGGCACACCACTAGAGTATGTCAATCGAACGTTGGACAGTGGAAAAGATGTATTTTTAGAGATTGAAGTTCAAGGTGCTTTACAGGTGCGAGAAAAAATGCCTGAAGGGATCTTTATTTTCTTGACTCCGCCAGGGTTGAAAGAATTAAAATCACGTATAGTAAGTAGAGGAACAGATGAATCAAGTGTCATAGAAAGTCGGATGGAAAGAGCTATTGAGGAAATCAATTTGATGCAACACTATGATTATGCTGTTGAGAATGATAAAGTAGAAAATGCTGTTGCAAAAATTAAAGATATCGTTGAATGTGAACACTTAAAAGTTTCACGTGTTATCCATCGGTATAAAAAAATGATTGAGGAGTTGTAA
- a CDS encoding YdbC family protein — translation MSQKFSYEIMEEIAVLSKNNKGWQKEINLVSWNGNPPKFDIRDWSPNHEKMGKGLTLTNEEMDTLKLFLSTFE, via the coding sequence GTGTCTCAAAAATTTTCTTATGAAATAATGGAAGAAATTGCAGTGTTGTCAAAGAATAATAAAGGCTGGCAAAAAGAAATTAATTTAGTAAGTTGGAATGGTAATCCACCTAAATTTGATATTCGTGATTGGTCACCAAACCATGAGAAAATGGGTAAAGGTTTAACATTAACGAATGAAGAGATGGACACTCTCAAACTCTTCTTATCAACTTTTGAATAA
- a CDS encoding V-type ATP synthase subunit D: MAKLNVNPTRMELTILKQRLSTATRGHKLLKDKQDELMRQFITLIRKNNVLRSIVEEKLTSAMQSFVMAKALLNEKFIEELVAIPPRSVELEMYQKNIMSVSVPVMNFGYDESQDTNDLKYGYLNSNSELDTSIEEMSAVMTELLELSEIEKTCQLMADEIEKTRRRVNALEYMTIPQLEETIYFIQMKLDENERANITRLMKVKDMG, translated from the coding sequence ATGGCAAAGTTAAACGTCAACCCTACAAGAATGGAATTAACCATTTTAAAACAACGATTAAGCACAGCAACTCGTGGTCATAAATTATTAAAAGATAAACAAGATGAATTGATGCGTCAGTTTATTACTCTAATCAGAAAAAATAATGTATTACGTTCAATAGTTGAAGAAAAATTAACTAGTGCGATGCAATCATTTGTAATGGCTAAGGCTTTACTAAATGAAAAATTTATTGAAGAGTTAGTAGCTATACCACCACGTTCGGTTGAATTAGAAATGTACCAAAAAAATATTATGAGTGTTTCAGTACCTGTAATGAATTTTGGATACGATGAGAGTCAAGATACAAATGATTTAAAGTATGGTTACCTAAATTCAAATAGTGAACTTGATACGTCAATCGAAGAGATGTCTGCGGTTATGACTGAACTGTTAGAACTTTCTGAGATAGAAAAAACATGCCAACTAATGGCAGATGAGATTGAGAAAACTCGTCGTCGTGTAAATGCTTTAGAATACATGACAATTCCTCAATTAGAAGAGACAATTTATTTCATCCAAATGAAATTAGATGAAAATGAGAGAGCGAATATAACTCGCTTAATGAAAGTTAAAGACATGGGTTAG
- a CDS encoding V-type ATP synthase subunit B gives MLKEYKTVTEVVGPLMAVEGVEGVKFDELVDIQMQTGEKRRGQVLEINGDKAMVQIFEGSSGINLEDTKVRFLGRPLSLDVSEDMVGRVFDGMGRINDNGPELIPEKTMDVNGEPINPMARDYPDEFIQTGISSIDHLNTLVRGQKLPVFSGSGLPHKELAAQIARQATVLDSEEEFAIVFAAIGITFEEAEFFMEDFRKTGAIDHSVMFINLADDPAIERIATPKMALTTAEYLAYEKDMHVLVIMTDMTNYCEALREISAARREVPGRRGYPGYLYTNLATLFERAGRLVGGKGSVTQIPILTMPEDDITHPIPDLTGYITEGQLILSRDLFNSGIQPPIDVLPSLSRLKDKGTGEGKTRKDHAATMNQMFAAYAEGKQAKELAVVLGESALSETDKLFAKFGERFENEYVNQGNYTNRTIEQSLDLAWELLAILPRTELKRIKDEMLDEYLPKGE, from the coding sequence ATGCTTAAAGAATACAAAACAGTAACAGAAGTTGTGGGCCCCTTAATGGCAGTTGAAGGCGTAGAAGGCGTTAAATTTGATGAACTAGTCGATATACAAATGCAAACTGGTGAAAAAAGACGTGGTCAAGTTTTAGAAATCAATGGCGATAAAGCTATGGTTCAGATTTTTGAAGGTTCAAGTGGAATAAATTTAGAAGATACAAAAGTACGTTTCTTAGGTAGACCACTTTCACTAGATGTTTCTGAGGATATGGTTGGTCGAGTATTTGATGGAATGGGACGAATTAACGATAATGGTCCTGAATTAATTCCAGAAAAAACAATGGATGTAAATGGTGAACCGATTAATCCAATGGCGCGCGATTATCCAGATGAATTCATCCAAACGGGAATTTCATCAATCGACCATTTGAATACATTAGTTAGAGGACAAAAACTACCTGTATTTTCAGGTTCAGGACTACCACATAAAGAATTAGCAGCTCAAATTGCTAGACAAGCAACCGTTTTAGATTCTGAAGAAGAGTTTGCGATTGTCTTTGCAGCAATTGGGATTACTTTTGAAGAAGCTGAATTTTTTATGGAAGATTTTCGTAAAACAGGAGCTATCGACCACTCAGTAATGTTTATTAATTTAGCTGATGATCCAGCTATCGAACGGATTGCAACGCCAAAAATGGCATTAACAACGGCTGAATATTTAGCTTACGAAAAAGATATGCATGTTCTTGTTATCATGACGGATATGACTAACTATTGTGAAGCTTTACGCGAAATTTCAGCAGCAAGACGTGAGGTACCAGGAAGACGTGGTTACCCAGGTTACTTGTATACAAACTTAGCAACATTGTTTGAACGTGCTGGACGTTTAGTAGGTGGAAAAGGTTCTGTTACTCAAATACCGATATTAACGATGCCCGAAGACGATATTACTCACCCAATTCCAGATTTAACAGGTTATATTACTGAAGGACAACTTATCTTATCTCGTGATTTATTCAATAGTGGAATCCAACCTCCAATTGATGTACTTCCCTCTTTATCGCGTTTGAAAGATAAAGGTACAGGAGAAGGGAAAACAAGAAAAGATCATGCTGCAACAATGAACCAAATGTTTGCTGCTTATGCTGAAGGTAAACAAGCAAAGGAATTAGCAGTTGTTTTAGGTGAATCTGCTCTTTCAGAAACAGATAAGTTATTTGCTAAATTCGGCGAGCGTTTTGAAAATGAATATGTAAACCAAGGTAATTACACGAATCGTACAATTGAACAATCACTAGATTTAGCTTGGGAATTGTTAGCTATTTTACCAAGAACAGAATTAAAGCGAATCAAAGATGAAATGTTAGACGAATACCTGCCGAAAGGGGAATGA